From one Mytilus galloprovincialis chromosome 13, xbMytGall1.hap1.1, whole genome shotgun sequence genomic stretch:
- the LOC143056518 gene encoding uncharacterized protein LOC143056518, producing the protein MELVVHVLLSILVIFNSVQGLHRHTNGHQSILQYNGGQGAMTGSRTRKHIFSYRNPNVLTESKTLNAGLKTGIRHRFSYAKTNREFPLPAARSFIHQKMKIIEAPPFSNVLKPDMKIAESLPFSDLVKLNTNIAKSVPSSGLSADPIDSLMRKNKDLVGSIEQLIVDALVDGPSAGNMNNGQFVGIASNSRSVDITNKGPSLGITSNGPTIVKANNGPFVGKINDTPYVVQQETQGVKNLKTTNIVKVKTVNKEAVINKLGKTTKNTDTVVKNVKITGKSVKDVVKSDLGTTKKINKQIEKTISKSKKAPESADQKAEKVEGSSKAGPKTKNVEGSSKAGPKTENVEGSSKAGPKTENVEGSSKAGPKTEKAEGSSKAEPVEPTEAVQTEAPTTPEPIEPSGNELYSADEYCACMTWCPPGTEYRGRCGLQWSYGLSTCCIPSYYGYDDDGDYD; encoded by the exons ATGGAATTGGTTGTGCACGTACTTCTATCCATTCTTGTGATTTTTAATTCAGTGCAAG GTTTACACCGTCACACAAATGGACACCAATCAATACTACAGTACAACGGTGGACAGGGAGCAATGACTGGTTCCCGTACAAGAAAGCATATTTTTTCTTATCGAAATCCAAATGTACTAACTGAATCCAAGACTTTGAATGCCGGACTTAAAACGGGTATCAGACATCGATTCTCATATGCAAAGACTAATAGAGAGTTTCCGCTACCAGCCGCACGATCATTTATTCACCAGAAAATGAAAATCATCGAAGCTCCTCCATTTTCTAACGTTTTGAAACCAGACATGAAAATTGCTGAGTCATTACCTTTCTCCGACCTTGTGAAACTAAACACGAATATTGCCAAGTCAGTGCCATCATCCGGGTTATCTGCTGATCCTATTGATTCTTTAATGAGGAAAAATAAAGACCTTGTCGGATCAATTGAACAGTTAATTGTAGATGCTTTAGTTGATGGTCCATCTGCTGGCAACATGAATAATGGTCAATTTGTTGGCATTGCAAGTAATAGTCGATCTGTTGACATTACAAATAAAGGACCATCTCTCGGCATTACAAGTAATGGTCCCACCATCGTAAAGGCAAATAATGGCCCATTCGTTGGTAAAATAAATGATACACCATATGTTGTACAGCAAGAAACTCAAGGAGTGAAGAATTTGAAAACTACTAATATTGTCAAAGTAAAAACTGTAAATAAAGAAGCTGTTATCAACAAATTAGGAAAGACCACGAAAAACACAGATACGGTGGTCAAGAACGTGAAAATTACCGGAAAGTCAGTTAAAGATGTGGTTAAATCTGATCTAGGAACAACGAAAAAAATCAATAAGCAGattgaaaaaacaatttccaAGTCAAAAAAAGCACCAGAGAGTGCTGATCAAAAAGCGGAAAAAGTAGAAGGAAGCTCGAAAGCTGGTCCAAAAACGAAAAATGTAGAAGGAAGCTCGAAAGCTGGTCCAAAAACGGAAAATGTAGAAGGAAGCTCGAAAGCTGGTCCAAAAACGGAAAATGTAGAAGGAAGCTCAAAAGCTGGTCCAAAAACGGAAAAAGCAGAAGGAAGCTCGAAAGCTGAACCAGTGGAACCAACAGAAGCAGTACAGACAGAAGCACCGACAACACCAGAACCAATCGAGCCATCTGGCAATGAACTATATTCTGCGGATGAATATTGTGCTTGCATGACCTGGTGTCCCCCAGGAACTGAATATAGAGGGCGTTGTGGACTTCAATGGTCATATGGACTGTCAACATGCTGTATCCCATCCTACTACGGTTACGATGATGATGGCGATTATGATTAA
- the LOC143056861 gene encoding uncharacterized protein LOC143056861 has translation MDVTADVCRKLYNYLCEIIGSEDIVKVRRQYYASLDYFCERKTTFVTSGSRSEGLDMGSDLDIMGLFSFIHISQRRSADSFLIPNNFTMETESCKPGFTQLKGHSCYFHPLVHMICATGGSEEYVFASGDIRMLLLSCFNLLMGPQGKEHGPCISNGIENGTVDFALCFRCPEWIKQAQPWLKRERYWPSSKLVSIICEYGILLVPIGCKESPNEHLEWRISFSVAEKHLIFSFTHTQLLCYALMKLLLKEVINKIESLRGLLCSYFLKTIIFWVSEESDPSIWRPENIWPCFMKCLQRLIYCVRYELLPHFFITENNLFEQKFNQDQHLKLVNCLAELYSKGLGCFKNSETLSRFYSGSFVHKNKSKTERICCEINTISATLNTSAQLRVLGMLSFLPMKVMNHNLYDASCQFYGRQIIRRFLDIKSDRFLPSIVFFRFCQMFGKTFNVHVDLPNRYKYSLSKRYLPYFYLGVHSDAVSGWLYLATYFYGFCQYKIAVQLILHASIHCSDNKLFMNSIKLYSSNLDDIEKEGIFSGEWKRLNLYRRHVIHEISFYLNSKIKPVELKVQNTI, from the coding sequence ATGGACGTTACAGCTGATGTATGCAGAAAACTCTACAACTACTTGTGCGAGATCATAGGATCAGAAGACATCGTAAAAGTAAGGCGCCAATACTACGCTTCTTTAGATTATTTTTGTGAGAGAAAGACAACTTTTGTGACAAGTGGAAGTAGGTCAGAAGGGTTAGATATGGGAAGTGATTTAGATATAATGGGTCTGTTTTCCTTTATACATATAAGTCAGAGAAGATCTGCTGACTCTTTTCTAATTCCGAACAATTTCACAATGGAAACCGAATCCTGTAAGCCCGGGTTTACTCAACTGAAAGGACACAGTTGTTATTTTCATCCTTTGGTGCATATGATATGTGCTACGGGAGGAAGCGAGGAATACGTTTTTGCAAGTGGTGATATCAGAATGTTACTGTTATCTTGTTTTAATTTGCTCATGGGACCACAAGGAAAAGAACATGGTCCATGTATATCTAATGGCATCGAAAATGGCACAGTTGATTTTGCGTTGTGTTTCAGATGCCCAGAGTGGATCAAACAGGCTCAGCCATGGTTAAAAAGAGAACGTTACTGGCCGTCTTCTAAGTTGGTATCGATAATATGTGAATATGGAATACTTTTGGTACCAATTGGTTGCAAGGAATCTCCAAACGAACACTTGGAATGGAGAATTTCTTTTTCCGTAGCAGAAAAACATCTTATATTCTCGTTTACGCACACTCAGCTCCTGTGTTATGCACTTATGAAACTTCTATTAAAGGAAGTGATTAATAAGATAGAAAGTTTAAGAGGCTTATTATGTTCATATTTCTTGAAAACCATTATATTCTGGGTTTCCGAGGAATCTGATCCATCAATATGGCGACCAGAAAATATTTGGCCATGCTTTATGAAATGCCTTCAGCGTCTAATATACTGTGTAAGGTACGAACTACTCCCTCATTTCTTTATTACAGAAAACAACCTGTTTGAGCAAAAATTTAATCAAGATCAGCATCTCAAACTAGTAAATTGCTTGGCCGAACTGTATTCAAAAGGTCTGGGTTGTTTTAAGAACAGCGAGACATTATCACGTTTTTACAGCGGTTCTTTTGTTCACAAGAATAAATCTAAAACAGAAAGGATTTGTTGTGAAATAAACACTATAAGTGCTACATTGAATACAAGTGCTCAACTCCGAGTTTTAGGAATGTTAAGTTTCCTTCCCATGAAAGTAATGAATCACAATTTGTATGATGCGTCATGTCAATTCTATGGTCGTCAAATAATCCGTAGATTTCTTGACATCAAATCGGATCGGTTTTTACCATCTATAGTATTTTTCAGATTTTGCCAAATGTTCGGAAAAACTTTCAATGTTCACGTTGATTTGCCAAACAGATATAAGTATAGTTTATCAAAGCGATATTTACCGTATTTTTACCTTGGAGTTCATTCAGATGCCGTTTCTGGTTGGCTTTATTTAGCTACCTACTTTTATGGTTTTTGTCAGTATAAAATAGCTGTACAACTTATTTTACACGCGTCTATCCATTGTTCGGATAATAAATTGTTTATGAATTCGATTAAACTTTATAGCAGCAATCTAGACGATATTGAAAAAGAAGGTATCTTCTCTGGTGAGTGGAAAAGATTGAATCTCTACAGGCGTCATGTCATAcatgaaatatctttttatttaaacTCAAAAATTAAACCAGTAGAACTCAAAGTACAGAATACTATTTAA